The segment GGCCCATCAGGCACCCTTTCCGTTCTTCGAGGCGCGGGCCTTCTTGCCCGGCGCGGTGAGCACGTCAGCCGGCTGCACCGCGAGGGTGATGTGGCTCGTGCGCTTGTTGATGCGGGTCGCCCGACCCTGGGCACGCGGACGCCAACGCTTCATCGTCGGGCCCTCGTCGACCATCGCGACGGAGAGGACCAGGTCGGCCCGGTTGAGGCCCTCGGTCGTCTCGGCGTTGGCGACGGCGCTCTCCAGCACCTTGTAGACGGTCTCGGAGGCGGCCTGCGGCGCGAACTGCAGCAGGGTCAGGGCCTCGTCAACCTGGAGGCCGCGGACCATGTCGACGACACGGCGGGCCTTCATCGGGGTGATCCGCACGTAGCGTGCGCTCGCGTACGCGCCCGGCTGGTCGCCGAGCAGCGTGGTGCGGCGCGCACTGGTGCGGCTGCGCTCGGTGGTGCTCATCGACGGCGTCCCTTCCGGTCTTCCTTGACGTGCCCGCGGTAGGTGCGGGTGGGGGCGAACTCCCCGAGCTTGTGGCCGACCATGGAGTCGGTCACGAAGACCGGGACGTGCTTGCGACCGTCGTGCACGGCGATGGTGTGGCCGATCATGTCGGGCACGATCATCGACCGGCGCGACCAGGTCTTGATGACGTTGTGGCTGCCCTTCTCGTTCTCGGCGTCCACCTTCTTCTGAAGGTGGCCGTCGACGAAGGGGCCCTTCTTGAGGCTGCGAGGCATGTCGGTTACTTCCTACCCTTGCCGGACTTGCGACGACGGATGATCTGGGAGTCGCTGGCCTTGCGCTTGCGCGTGCGGCCCTCGGGCTTGCCCCAGGGGGAGACGGGGTGGCGACCACCGGACGTCTTGCCCTCACCACCACCGTGCGGGTGGTCGACCGGGTTCATGACGACACCGCGGACGGTCGGGCGGACGCCCTTCCACCGCATGCGGCCGGCCTTGCCCCAGTTGATGTTCGACTGCTCGGCGTTGCCGACCTCGCCGATCGTGGCGCGGCAGCGCACGTCCACGAAGCGCATCTCGCCCGAGGGCATGCGCAGCGTGGCGCGGCTGCCCTCGCGGGCGACCAACTGGGCCGAGTTGCCGGCCGAGCGGGCGATCTTCGCGCCGCCGCCCGGACGCAGCTCCACGCAGTGGATGGTCGTACCGACCGGGATGTTGCGCAGCGGCAGGTTGTTGCCGGGCTTGATGTCGGCGTTGGGGCCGGACTCCACCGCGGTGCCCTGGGTCAGACCCTTGGGGGCGACGATGTAGCGCTTCTCGCCGTCGGCGTAGTGCAGCAGCGCGATGCGCGCGGTGCGGTTGGGGTCGTACTCGATGTGAGCGACCTTCGCCGGGACGCCGTCCTTGTCGTAGCGACGGAAGTCGATGATGCGGTAGGCGCGCTTGTGACCGCCACCCTTGTGCCGGGTGGTGATGCGGCCCTGGTTGTTGCGGCCACCGTTCTTCGGCAGCGGGCGCGTCAGCGACTTCTCGGGCGTCGACCGGGTGATCTCGACGAAGTCGGCCACCGACGAGCCACGACGGCCCGGGGTGGTCGGCTTGTACTTGCGGATAGCCATATCAGTTCCTAGTCAGGAGCCCGGTCAGGAGACCGGACCTCCGAAGATGTCGATGCGGTGACCCTCGGCGAGGCTGACGATCGCGCGCTTGGTGTTGGGACGCTTGCCCAGGCCGTACTTGGTGCGGCGCGTCTTGCCCTGGCGGTTGATCGTGTTGACCGAGGTGACCTTGACGTCGAAGACCTTCTCGACGGCGATCTTGATCTCGGTCTTGTTCGCGTCCGGGTGGACGATGAAGGTGTACTTGTTGGCGTCGAGCAGGCCGTAGCTCTTCTCCGACACGACCGGGGCGATCAGGACGTCGCGGTGGTCCTTGTGCAGGGTGCTCACTTGTCGCTCTCCTTCTCGTCGGCGCGGGTCAGGCCAGCGGCCTCGGCGTCCTCGGTGGACTTGAACCAGAAGTCGCCACCGGAGACGTCGTAGGCGGCGTCGCCCTCGACGAGGTAGGTGCCGGACTCCAGGCCCTGGACGTCGTAGCCCTTGGGGTTCTTGCCGCTCTTGAGCGGGGCCTTCGCACCGGCCGGCAGGGCCGGCTCGTCGGTGGCCTGCTCGGAGGCGGGCGCAGCAGCCGACTCGGTCTTCGCGGCCGGAGCAGCGGAGGCGCCACCCACGAAGACGTCGTAGGCACCCTTGGTGAAGACCACGTCGTCAGCGTTGAGCACGTCGTAGGTGTTGAGCTGGTCGACGGCGACGATGTGGACCTCGGGCGCGTTGCGCAGCGAGAGCCAGGTGATCGCGTCGGAACGCTCGAGCACCACGAGGTAGCCCACGCGGTCGGTCAGCGAGACCAGCGCGGCCAGCGCGGCCTTGGTGGAGGGCTTGTCGCCCGACACCAGGGCGTCGACCACGTGGACGCGGTCGTTGCGGGCCCGGTCGGAGAGGGCACCGCGCAGGGCGGCGGCCTTCATCTTCTTGGGGGTGCGCTGGTCGTAGCTGCGCGGCTGCGGGCCGTGGACGATGCCACCGCCGGCGAACTGCGGCGCGCGGGTCGAGCCCTGGCGGGCGCGTCCGGTGCCCTTCTGCTTGTAGGGCTTGCGTCCACCACCGCGGACCTCGCCGCGACGCTTGGTGGAGTGCGTGCCCTGACGCGCAGCGGCCTGCTGGGCCACGACGACCTGGTGGATCAGGGGAATGTTGACCTCGACGTCGAAGATCTCGGCGGGGAGGTCGACCTTGACGGTCTCGACAGCCATGCTCAGGCCTCCTGCGTCTTCTTGGCGGCCGAACGAAGGACGACGAGACCGTTCTTGGGGCCGGGAATGGCGCCCTTGATCAGGATCAGGCCCTTGTCGGCGTCGACGGCGTGCACCGTCAGGTTCTGGGTGGTCACCGTGTCGTTGCCCATGCGGCCCGCCATGCGGGTGCCCTTGAACACGCGACCCGGGGTGGCGCAGGCGCCGATGGAGCCCGGCTTGCGGTGGTTGCGGTGCGCGCCGTGCGAGGCGGAGACACCGTGGAAGCCGTGACGCTTCATGACACCGGCGAAGCCCTTGCCCTTGCTGGTGCCGGTGACGTCGATCTCCTCGCCTGCGGCGAAGGTCTCGACGGTCAGCTCCTGGCCCACGGTGTAGGCGGCAGCGTCAGCGGTGCGGATCTCCACCACGTGGCGGCGGGGGGTGACCCCGGCCTTGGCGAAGTGACCGGCGTCGGGCGAGTTGACCTTGCGGGCCTCGATCTCGCCGAAGCCGACCTGGATGGCGTTGTAGCCGTCCACCTCGGGCTGGCGGATCTGGGTGACCACGTTGGTGCTCGCGGCGATCACGGTCACGGGGACGACCTTGTTGTTCTCGTCCCAGAGCTGGGTCATGCCGAGCTTGGTGCCCAGCAGGCCCTTCACGTTGCGTTCGAAAGTCTTAGCCATGTCGCGCCTCAGAGCTTGATCTCGATGTCGACACCGGCAGGCAGGTCGAGACGCATCAGCGAGTCGACGGTCTTCGGCGTCGGGTCGATGATGTCGATCAGACGCTTGTGCGTCCGCATCTCGAAGTGCTCGCGGGAGTCCTTGTACTTGTGGGGCGAACGGATGACGCAGTACACGTTCTTCTCGGTCGGCAGCGGCACAGGGCCGGCGACCTTCGCACCCGTACGGGTGACGGTGTCCACGATCTTCCGCGCCGAGGTGTCGATCACCTCGTGGTCATAGGCCTTGAGCCTGATGCGGATCTTCTGTCCCGCCATAGGTCCCTGTCCTCTTCGATCTCGTACGCCTGGTCTGGTTTCGGCTCCCGGCCCCTGGTGGGCGAGCGCCGCCTGTCTCTCCTCCACCCTCCGACCCCCGCGGTCGGGCGTGTCGCGCTCCCAACTGGAAAAAAGTTGGCCTCGTGACACGACCCCGGGAGGGTCGGTGTAGCTCTGGGTGGCACCCGACGGTTGTCGGATCTGGTCGAGTCTCCGATCACCATGTGATCCGGTGCGGTGCACGCAGACGACTGGCTCGATCAAAGGAGACGCGATTCAGAAGTCAAGGTGTGCCGCACCCCGGCGACCCGCCGGAGCAACCGGAACATCTTGACAGACTCCGCACGCCCACGCCAAATCGCAATGGCGGTGGTGCCGGTGGCCCGCTCCCGATGTCCCGGGGGGAGCCACCACCCTACGCTCCGGGCCGCGTGGACGGAGCATCGGAGTCGCTCGGGCGGGACCCTTGCCTCGCCCCCCGAGCCGACCTACCGTCGGAAGATGACCGGCCCGGTCGCGCTCGTCCTCACGCTGGTGCTGGGTGCCGCAGCGGCCCTCGCCGTGTTCCAGGCCGAGATCGGCCGGGCGTTCCGCCGGGTGCGGACGCACCTCTCCCCTCCCCCGCCCGAGCCGTCGACCCCGGCGATCGAGGAGCTCGCGGCCGCCCTGCGACGCGTGCGGCGGCAGGTGCTGGCGCCGGCTCCCGGGACGCCGATGGCGCGCCGACGCGGGACCGCGGCGGCGTACGACGACCTGCTCGGCCAGGCGGCACGCGCGCTCGGGGTTCCGGACCTGCTCACCGACCTGCGCGAGGGCACCGACCGCGAGGCCGAGCGGCTGCGGCTCGAGCACCTTCTGCGCGAGGCGGGCCTGGTGCTCGATCAGCCCTGGTCGGACCGGCGGTAGCAGAAGTCGACGATGTCGCGGTCGACGTCGCGGCCCTTGCGCTCGAACCGGGTCACCGGTCGCTCGTCCCACCGCTCCACGGGGCCGCCCTCCAGGGTCGGCTCGGCGTCGAGGACCTCGCGCATCTGGTCGGCGTAGTCAGCCCAGTCGGTGGCCAGCCGCCAGGCGCCGCCCGGCACCAGCCGCGACGAGGCGAGCGCGGCGTTGGCCGGGTTGACCAGCCGCCGCTTGCGGTGCTTGGTCTTGCGCCACGGGTCGGGGAAGAAGGTCCACAGCTCGGCGACGCTGGCCGGGCCGAGCAGGTTCTCCAGGGTCCAGACGGCGTCGACGGAGCAGAACCGCACGTTGTCGGCCCCCGCCTCGGCCACGCGCCACAGCGAGTCGGCGATGCCGGGGAGCCACACCTCCAGGGCGAGCACGTTGTGGTCGGGGCGCGCGGCAGCCAGCACCGCGGTCGCCTCGCCGATGCCCGGGCCGATCTCGACGATCAGCGGCGCCTCGCGGCCGAACCACTCCGCGAGGGCGAAGCCGGGCCGGTCGACGGCCTCCTCGGGGATCACCCAGTCGGCGTGGTGGGCGGCCCACGACTCCGCCTGTCGCGGCGTGAACCGGTTGCCCCGCCGCGAGTAGGTGAGCACCTCTCGCATCCGGCGTCCGTCCGCGGTCAGCTTGTGGTGCGGGCGGGCGGGGCGTACGACGTCGTTCACGGGCCCATCCTCCCCGCTCCCCCGGGTCGGACGCACATCAGCGCGTGCGGGTCAGAGGTGCTCGAGCGCCCCGGTCAGCACCGAGCGCAACCGCTGCTCGATGTCGTCGAACTCCGGCTGGCCGATGATGAGGGGCGGGGCGAGCTGGATGACGGGGTCGCCGCGGTCGTCGGCGCGGCAGTAGAGACCGGCCTCCCAGAGCGCGCCGGAGAGGTAGCCGCGCAGGAGCCGCTCCGACTCGGCGTCGTCGAACGTCTCCTTGGTCTCGCGGTCCTTGACCAGCTCGATGCCGTAGAAGTAGCCGTGGCCGCGAACGTCGCCGACGATCGGGATGTCGAGGAGCTTCTCAAGGGTCGCCCGGAACGCCGGGGCGTTCTGCTGGACGTGGTCGATGAGGCCCTCGCGCTCGAAGATGTCGAGGTTGGCCAGCGCCACCGCCGAGGAGACCGGGTGTCCGCCGAAGGTGTAGCCGTGGGCGTAGGCCGTCGTGCCCGACCTGAACGGCTCGAACAGCCGGTCGCTGGCGATCATCGCGCCGATCGGCGAGTAGCCGGAGGTCATGCCCTTGGCGCAGGTGATGATGTCGGGCTGGTAGCCGAACTCGGCCGCGCCGAACATCTCCCCCACGCGCCCGAAGGCACAGATGACCTCGTCGGAGACGAGCAGGACGTCGTACTCGTCGCAGATCTCGCGGACCCGCTCGAAGTAGCCGGGCGGCGGCGGGAAGCAGCCGCCGGCGTTCTGCACCGGCTCGAGGAAGACGGCGGCGACGGTGTCGGGGCCCTCGAACTCGATCGCCTCGGCGATGCGGTCCGCGGCCCACCGGCCGAAGGCCTTCTCGTCGTCGCCGATGAACTCCGGACGGCGGTAGAAGTTGGTGTTGGGGACCTTGTGGGCTCCCGGCACGAGCGGCTCGAACATCTCCTTCAGCGGCGGGATGCCGGTGATGGACAGCGCACCCTGCGGGGTGCCGTGGTAGGCCACGGCGCGGGAGATGACCTTGTGCTTGTTGGGCTTGCCGGTGAGCTTGAAGTACTGCTTGGCCAGCTTCCACGCGGACTCGACGGCCTCGCCGCCGCCGGTGGTGAAGAAGACGCGGTTCAGGTCGCCCGGCGCCATCGCGGCGATGCGGTCGGCGAGCTCGACGGCGCGCGGGTGCGCGAAGGACCAGAGCGGGAAGAAGGCCAGCTCCTTGGCCTGCCTCGCGGCCGCCTCGGCCAGCTCCTCGCGACCGTGGCCGACCTGGACGACGAACAGGCCGGCCAGCCCGTCGATGTACTCGCGGCCGTGGCTGTCCCAGATCCGGTGGCCCTCGCCCTTGACGATCAGCGGCATCTCGCCGCCGTTCTCGTAGGTCGAGTGCCGCGTGAAGTGCAACCAGAGGTGGTCGCGCCCGGCGGCCTGGTAGTCGAAGGACTCGTCGTAGGACGGGTGGAGGCTCATCTCGTTCCCCAGTTGTAGTGCTGCTTGTTGAGCTTGAGGTAGACGAAGGTCTCCGAGGAGACCACGCCCTCGAGCTCGCGGACCTGACGGATGACGTCGAGCAGGTGCGGATCGTCCTCGCACACCACCTCGACGAGGAGGTCGAAGCTGCCGGCGGTGGTGACCACGTAGTCGACCTCCGGCACCTCGGCCAGTCGGTCGCCCACCTTCATCGGGTCGCCCTCGGTGCGGACGCCGATCATGGCCTGGCGGGTGAAGCCGACCTGGGTGGGATCGGTGACCGCGACGACCTGCATCACCTCGGAGTCGAGCAGCTTCTGGACCCTCGCCCGGGCGGCCGCCTCCGAGAGGCCGACCGCCTTGGCGATCGCGGCGTAGGAGATCCGGCCGTCCTCCTGGAGCAGCTCGATGATGCGCTTGGCGGTCGCGTCCAGGCGGACCTGACCGTCACCCATGCTCGTGCCCCCTGCGCTCGCTCATGGCGCCATCGTGGACGGGACACCGGCCGTTCGCAAGTCACCGAGCGTGGAATCCGCATTTCAGGACTGTTAATTCCGCGATTCCCGCACAATCTTCGGCAACAAGTATGGCGATTGCGGGCCGACCCGTCCTAGTCTCCCCTCACCGCACCCGACCGGGAGGACCTCCGTGACCAGCCCACGCACGCTGCGCAACTTCATCGGTGGCACGTACGTCGACGGCAGCGCCGGCGCGACGAGCGACGTCGTCGACCCGACGACCGGCCAGGTGGTCGCCCAGGCGCCCGTCAGCGGGGCGGAGGAGGTGGACGCGGCCTACGAGGCGGCCGACCGGGCCTTCGGCGAGTGGGGACGTACGACGCCCAGCGAGCGCCAGCAGGCGCTGCTGAAGATCGCCGACGCGATCGAGGCCAACGCCGAGGAGCTGATCTCCCTCGAGTCGGCCAACACCGGCAAGATCAAGGCGCTCACCGCGAGCGAGGAGATCCCGCCGATGGTGGACCAGCTCCGGTTCTTCGCCGGGGCGGCTCGCGTGCTGGAGGGCAAGGCGGCGGGCGAGTACCTGGCGGGCCACACGTCGTGGATCCGCCGCGAGCCGATCGGCGTCGTCG is part of the Nocardioides cavernae genome and harbors:
- the rpsJ gene encoding 30S ribosomal protein S10; the protein is MAGQKIRIRLKAYDHEVIDTSARKIVDTVTRTGAKVAGPVPLPTEKNVYCVIRSPHKYKDSREHFEMRTHKRLIDIIDPTPKTVDSLMRLDLPAGVDIEIKL
- a CDS encoding Lrp/AsnC family transcriptional regulator, with the translated sequence MGDGQVRLDATAKRIIELLQEDGRISYAAIAKAVGLSEAAARARVQKLLDSEVMQVVAVTDPTQVGFTRQAMIGVRTEGDPMKVGDRLAEVPEVDYVVTTAGSFDLLVEVVCEDDPHLLDVIRQVRELEGVVSSETFVYLKLNKQHYNWGTR
- the rplV gene encoding 50S ribosomal protein L22, with the protein product MSTTERSRTSARRTTLLGDQPGAYASARYVRITPMKARRVVDMVRGLQVDEALTLLQFAPQAASETVYKVLESAVANAETTEGLNRADLVLSVAMVDEGPTMKRWRPRAQGRATRINKRTSHITLAVQPADVLTAPGKKARASKNGKGA
- the rplD gene encoding 50S ribosomal protein L4, sunset domain variant, which gives rise to MAVETVKVDLPAEIFDVEVNIPLIHQVVVAQQAAARQGTHSTKRRGEVRGGGRKPYKQKGTGRARQGSTRAPQFAGGGIVHGPQPRSYDQRTPKKMKAAALRGALSDRARNDRVHVVDALVSGDKPSTKAALAALVSLTDRVGYLVVLERSDAITWLSLRNAPEVHIVAVDQLNTYDVLNADDVVFTKGAYDVFVGGASAAPAAKTESAAAPASEQATDEPALPAGAKAPLKSGKNPKGYDVQGLESGTYLVEGDAAYDVSGGDFWFKSTEDAEAAGLTRADEKESDK
- the rpsS gene encoding 30S ribosomal protein S19 gives rise to the protein MPRSLKKGPFVDGHLQKKVDAENEKGSHNVIKTWSRRSMIVPDMIGHTIAVHDGRKHVPVFVTDSMVGHKLGEFAPTRTYRGHVKEDRKGRRR
- the rplW gene encoding 50S ribosomal protein L23, encoding MSTLHKDHRDVLIAPVVSEKSYGLLDANKYTFIVHPDANKTEIKIAVEKVFDVKVTSVNTINRQGKTRRTKYGLGKRPNTKRAIVSLAEGHRIDIFGGPVS
- the trmB gene encoding tRNA (guanine(46)-N(7))-methyltransferase TrmB, encoding MNDVVRPARPHHKLTADGRRMREVLTYSRRGNRFTPRQAESWAAHHADWVIPEEAVDRPGFALAEWFGREAPLIVEIGPGIGEATAVLAAARPDHNVLALEVWLPGIADSLWRVAEAGADNVRFCSVDAVWTLENLLGPASVAELWTFFPDPWRKTKHRKRRLVNPANAALASSRLVPGGAWRLATDWADYADQMREVLDAEPTLEGGPVERWDERPVTRFERKGRDVDRDIVDFCYRRSDQG
- a CDS encoding aspartate aminotransferase family protein, with the protein product MSLHPSYDESFDYQAAGRDHLWLHFTRHSTYENGGEMPLIVKGEGHRIWDSHGREYIDGLAGLFVVQVGHGREELAEAAARQAKELAFFPLWSFAHPRAVELADRIAAMAPGDLNRVFFTTGGGEAVESAWKLAKQYFKLTGKPNKHKVISRAVAYHGTPQGALSITGIPPLKEMFEPLVPGAHKVPNTNFYRRPEFIGDDEKAFGRWAADRIAEAIEFEGPDTVAAVFLEPVQNAGGCFPPPPGYFERVREICDEYDVLLVSDEVICAFGRVGEMFGAAEFGYQPDIITCAKGMTSGYSPIGAMIASDRLFEPFRSGTTAYAHGYTFGGHPVSSAVALANLDIFEREGLIDHVQQNAPAFRATLEKLLDIPIVGDVRGHGYFYGIELVKDRETKETFDDAESERLLRGYLSGALWEAGLYCRADDRGDPVIQLAPPLIIGQPEFDDIEQRLRSVLTGALEHL
- the rplC gene encoding 50S ribosomal protein L3; this encodes MAKTFERNVKGLLGTKLGMTQLWDENNKVVPVTVIAASTNVVTQIRQPEVDGYNAIQVGFGEIEARKVNSPDAGHFAKAGVTPRRHVVEIRTADAAAYTVGQELTVETFAAGEEIDVTGTSKGKGFAGVMKRHGFHGVSASHGAHRNHRKPGSIGACATPGRVFKGTRMAGRMGNDTVTTQNLTVHAVDADKGLILIKGAIPGPKNGLVVLRSAAKKTQEA
- the rplB gene encoding 50S ribosomal protein L2, whose amino-acid sequence is MAIRKYKPTTPGRRGSSVADFVEITRSTPEKSLTRPLPKNGGRNNQGRITTRHKGGGHKRAYRIIDFRRYDKDGVPAKVAHIEYDPNRTARIALLHYADGEKRYIVAPKGLTQGTAVESGPNADIKPGNNLPLRNIPVGTTIHCVELRPGGGAKIARSAGNSAQLVAREGSRATLRMPSGEMRFVDVRCRATIGEVGNAEQSNINWGKAGRMRWKGVRPTVRGVVMNPVDHPHGGGEGKTSGGRHPVSPWGKPEGRTRKRKASDSQIIRRRKSGKGRK